The following coding sequences lie in one Microvirga sp. 17 mud 1-3 genomic window:
- a CDS encoding heme biosynthesis protein HemY, translated as MWRALVFIGLLCVAAFGAVWLADRPGTVLVTFGGYEMRTSVAVAAVALAGIGLGLALLWAGVTTILRLPSRLTFASRARRRARGYQAVSRGMVAVGAGDPIAARRYAGEAERLLGREPLTLLLKAQAAQVSGNRSAAEAAFTQMMEEDETRVLGLRGLFVEARRRGDAPAAHEYAAEAVRLAPAATWASDAILEARCAGRDWRGALEAVERRASLGLVDKATAKRHRAVLLTADALDRVEHDREGALRSAQDALRLSPTLIPAAALAGKLLSDRGDLRRAAKVVEAAWRQQPHPDLAEVYLNLRPGDSALDRLKRAETLQRLSQSAPEGRLAVARSALEAREFERARTALEPLLAERPTMRVCLLMSDLEQAEHGSTGRGREWLARATRAPRDPAWIADGIVADRWAPISPVTGRLDAFVWAAPPDVLVAPEIALSDDVTADLDDTQKALPLPEEQEATPGPETGIAEIAEPAEAMSPVMSEGEQPTPKPPMPEPPMPKPPAAKPEPEPVVFPATPPDVPRPQDEAAPARRSVFSLW; from the coding sequence ATGTGGCGCGCTCTCGTCTTCATCGGTCTTCTCTGCGTCGCAGCCTTCGGGGCTGTGTGGCTGGCGGACAGGCCCGGCACGGTCCTCGTCACCTTCGGCGGGTACGAGATGCGGACCTCGGTGGCGGTCGCGGCCGTGGCCCTCGCGGGCATCGGTCTCGGCCTTGCCCTGCTCTGGGCCGGGGTCACGACCATCCTGCGCCTTCCGTCGCGCCTCACCTTCGCGTCCCGCGCCCGGCGTCGGGCACGGGGCTATCAGGCCGTGTCCCGCGGCATGGTGGCCGTGGGCGCGGGCGATCCCATCGCGGCCCGCCGCTATGCCGGGGAGGCCGAAAGGCTGCTCGGCCGCGAGCCCCTGACGCTTCTGCTCAAGGCCCAGGCGGCGCAGGTCTCCGGAAACCGCTCGGCCGCCGAGGCGGCCTTCACGCAGATGATGGAGGAGGATGAGACCCGGGTGCTCGGCCTGCGTGGTCTCTTCGTGGAAGCGCGCCGGCGCGGCGATGCCCCGGCTGCCCACGAATATGCCGCCGAGGCCGTCCGCCTTGCGCCCGCCGCCACCTGGGCGAGCGACGCGATCCTGGAGGCGCGCTGCGCCGGGCGCGACTGGCGCGGAGCCCTGGAGGCGGTAGAACGCCGCGCCTCCCTCGGCCTCGTCGACAAGGCGACCGCCAAGCGCCACCGGGCCGTGCTGCTGACTGCCGATGCCCTCGACCGGGTCGAGCACGACCGGGAAGGAGCGCTGCGCAGCGCCCAGGACGCCCTGCGGCTTTCCCCCACGCTCATCCCGGCCGCGGCCCTTGCCGGAAAGCTCCTGTCCGACAGGGGCGACCTGCGCCGGGCCGCCAAGGTGGTGGAGGCCGCATGGCGTCAGCAGCCCCATCCGGACCTTGCCGAGGTTTATCTCAACCTGCGACCGGGCGATTCCGCCCTCGACCGACTGAAGCGCGCCGAGACCCTCCAGCGGCTGTCCCAGAGCGCTCCCGAGGGCAGGCTCGCGGTGGCTCGCTCCGCCCTCGAAGCACGCGAGTTCGAGCGGGCCCGGACGGCCCTGGAGCCGCTCCTGGCGGAGCGTCCCACCATGCGGGTCTGCCTACTCATGTCTGACCTGGAGCAGGCCGAGCACGGCTCGACCGGACGCGGGCGGGAATGGCTTGCCCGCGCGACCCGCGCCCCGCGGGATCCCGCCTGGATAGCCGACGGTATCGTGGCCGATCGCTGGGCACCGATCTCCCCCGTGACGGGCCGCCTCGACGCCTTCGTCTGGGCCGCCCCTCCGGATGTGCTGGTAGCCCCCGAGATCGCCCTGAGCGACGACGTGACGGCTGATCTCGACGACACGCAGAAGGCCCTGCCGCTGCCCGAGGAACAGGAGGCCACGCCTGGGCCCGAGACGGGCATCGCCGAAATCGCCGAGCCCGCGGAGGCCATGTCCCCGGTCATGTCCGAAGGGGAGCAGCCCACGCCCAAGCCACCCATGCCGGAGCCACCCATGCCCAAGCCGCCCGCGGCCAAGCCCGAGCCCGAGCCGGTGGTGTTCCCAGCCACCCCGCCTGACGTGCCCCGGCCGCAGGACGAGGCGGCTCCCGCCCGCCGCAGCGTCTTTTCCCTCTGGTAG
- a CDS encoding COG4223 family protein encodes MTDSFDSQSPKSSRRKPRREPATIDLEAKVVDDGRPGEPSEGETERLVSEAMAETEAPLESGSAADSIAAGAGDPQSVNPPPEDPQPESPQPENPQPEHLHPESPRTEAAGFGDRGSEPPPPPEPQPSRQMPLAALLGAGVVGGLVGAGLVYGLTRQEAPTGQDDQRLAQLEQRVSALGQPSTATQGLENRLKALEEARSAFDGRLKAAETAAQQAEARAGEALNRPAPEAAAPQDEGAVKDLTDRLAALEGQMQAQAQAAQQAGRSAEASQQAIESLNGRLEESDRRLAELAQQVGHGPDAATLAGIRLSLASRLGDALRRGAPYAEALSALERLSKDPGRLAPLRPYAQEGAPTAAELAKSFEPVRTAILRDDRGSGNGSWSDRLWRMADRVVTIRPVGEADGTGVPAVLARIDRALGRGNMAEAAAAWQSLPEPSRRLSEDWGRSVKAVSEAEAAVQAEANDALSALPQTQQ; translated from the coding sequence GTGACCGATTCCTTTGACTCCCAGTCCCCGAAATCCTCCCGCAGGAAGCCCCGGCGCGAGCCCGCGACCATCGATCTCGAAGCGAAGGTCGTCGATGACGGCCGCCCGGGCGAGCCGTCGGAGGGCGAGACCGAGCGGCTGGTGAGCGAGGCCATGGCCGAGACCGAGGCTCCCCTCGAGTCCGGAAGCGCCGCCGATTCGATCGCCGCAGGAGCCGGGGACCCTCAATCCGTGAATCCCCCGCCTGAAGATCCTCAGCCCGAAAGTCCTCAGCCCGAGAATCCTCAACCTGAGCATCTTCATCCCGAAAGCCCTCGGACCGAGGCCGCTGGTTTCGGCGACCGGGGGAGCGAGCCTCCGCCGCCTCCCGAGCCTCAGCCGTCGCGGCAGATGCCGCTGGCCGCTCTCCTCGGGGCCGGCGTGGTCGGCGGGCTCGTGGGTGCGGGCCTCGTCTACGGGTTGACCCGGCAAGAAGCCCCCACCGGGCAGGACGACCAGCGCCTGGCGCAGCTCGAGCAGCGCGTGTCGGCGCTCGGCCAGCCCTCCACGGCCACGCAGGGGCTGGAGAACCGTCTCAAGGCCCTCGAAGAGGCGCGCTCCGCTTTCGACGGCCGGCTCAAGGCGGCCGAGACCGCCGCCCAGCAGGCCGAGGCCCGCGCAGGCGAGGCCCTGAACCGGCCCGCTCCCGAGGCTGCCGCCCCGCAGGACGAGGGAGCCGTGAAGGACCTCACGGACCGGCTCGCGGCCCTGGAGGGGCAGATGCAGGCTCAGGCGCAGGCTGCCCAGCAGGCAGGCCGCTCCGCCGAGGCCTCGCAGCAGGCGATCGAATCCCTGAACGGGCGGCTGGAGGAGAGCGACAGGCGGCTTGCGGAGCTTGCCCAGCAGGTCGGGCATGGACCCGATGCGGCGACGCTCGCGGGAATCCGTCTGTCGCTCGCATCCCGCCTCGGCGATGCCCTGCGGCGGGGCGCTCCCTATGCGGAGGCGCTGTCGGCGCTCGAACGGCTGTCGAAGGATCCGGGGCGGCTCGCCCCTCTGCGCCCCTATGCCCAGGAGGGCGCGCCGACCGCCGCGGAACTCGCGAAGAGCTTCGAGCCCGTGCGCACCGCGATCCTGCGGGATGACCGGGGCAGCGGAAACGGAAGCTGGAGCGACCGGCTCTGGCGCATGGCGGACCGGGTCGTCACCATCCGGCCGGTCGGCGAGGCGGACGGCACGGGCGTGCCGGCGGTGCTCGCCCGAATCGACCGGGCCCTCGGCCGCGGGAACATGGCGGAGGCCGCTGCCGCCTGGCAGAGCCTGCCGGAACCGTCCCGGCGCCTGTCCGAGGATTGGGGGCGCAGCGTAAAGGCCGTGTCCGAGGCCGAGGCGGCCGTTCAGGCCGAGGCGAACGACGCCCTTTCGGCCCTTCCCCAGACGCAGCAATAA
- a CDS encoding GGDEF and EAL domain-containing protein: MSQLLGISILNNVPALMGYIDRHERYLFTNNTYKEWYGVDPSEVQGRTILEIVGEVNYAVLKPYIDRVLAGEPIIYEQSLTTLTGPRYVQGSYSPDRAEDGTIRGFFVLVLDISQRRALELQLKESEMRFSGAFQSSGIGMTIVSPEGRYLQVNRTYCDMLGYTAEELSALSFPAITHPDDLAEDYGSIKEMLAGTKLGHTMEKRYIHKQGHEVHAIISSSLVRDAQGTPLYFVTQVQNITDRKIAEERLFREHELSQVTLRSIGDGVITTDVKGRVTSLNPVAEAMTGWTSDEALGHPLHEVFRVVASGEASRDVEDGTLIPGDPVWLGRNTLLKRRDGTTIPVEETAAPIRDRRGAVVGGVLVIHDVTEHRALTSRLAFLAHHDALTGLPNRSLFRIRLDQAIARSRKAGGGAVAVLFGDLDRLKLVNDTLGHGMGDRILEEVAKRLRACVREGDLVSRWAGDEFGILLPSVADATAAAAIAERVIASIGETFHLEGVSQPIHVGISLGVSLYPHDGHDSDTLMQAADVALYEVKASGKGSYRFFSRSMHEQVRERTDMEAILRQAVRADAFALHYQPRIDLSSHRVVAVEALVRLQGSGVLIPPSRFIRIAEETGLIVPIGRWVVEQVCRQLRHWCSIGLRGVRVSLNVSPVQVRRHDFYTVLRALTAQYGIHPSQVELEITESTLVEPEPGITAGLNLLKEAGFSMALDDFGTGYSSFSYLNRLPIDTLKIDRSFIHEIGSPQGAVVVEAILALGRALGKRMVAEGVETDEQVEWLKARGCDEAQGFLFCPPVAAQDLLPALEAGGLLKDESERRFWRS, encoded by the coding sequence GTGTCGCAGCTTCTCGGAATATCCATCCTCAACAATGTCCCGGCATTGATGGGGTATATCGATCGTCATGAACGCTATCTGTTCACCAACAATACCTACAAGGAATGGTACGGCGTCGACCCGTCCGAGGTGCAGGGGCGGACGATCCTGGAGATCGTCGGCGAGGTGAATTATGCGGTCCTCAAGCCCTATATCGATCGGGTTCTGGCCGGCGAGCCGATCATCTACGAACAATCCCTGACGACCCTCACGGGGCCCCGCTACGTTCAGGGCAGCTATTCTCCGGACCGGGCGGAGGACGGCACCATTCGGGGCTTCTTCGTTCTCGTCCTGGACATCAGCCAGAGGCGTGCCCTTGAGCTGCAGCTCAAGGAAAGCGAGATGCGCTTTTCCGGCGCCTTCCAGTCCTCGGGCATCGGCATGACCATCGTCAGCCCGGAAGGCCGCTATCTCCAGGTCAACCGGACCTATTGCGACATGCTGGGCTACACGGCCGAGGAGCTTTCCGCCCTCTCGTTCCCGGCCATCACCCATCCCGATGACCTCGCGGAGGATTACGGCTCCATCAAGGAGATGCTGGCCGGCACGAAGCTCGGGCACACCATGGAGAAGCGCTACATCCATAAGCAGGGCCATGAGGTCCACGCGATCATCAGCTCGTCGCTGGTGCGTGACGCGCAGGGGACGCCGCTCTACTTCGTGACGCAGGTCCAGAACATCACCGACCGAAAGATCGCCGAGGAGCGGCTCTTCCGGGAGCACGAGCTGTCCCAGGTGACCCTGCGCTCCATCGGCGACGGGGTTATCACGACGGACGTGAAGGGGCGCGTCACCTCGCTCAACCCGGTCGCCGAGGCGATGACCGGGTGGACGTCCGACGAGGCTCTCGGCCATCCGCTTCATGAAGTCTTCCGGGTCGTCGCCTCAGGGGAGGCGAGCCGCGACGTGGAGGACGGGACGCTCATCCCCGGCGACCCGGTCTGGCTCGGGCGCAATACGCTCCTCAAGCGGCGCGACGGGACCACCATTCCGGTCGAGGAGACCGCTGCGCCGATCCGCGACCGGCGCGGCGCCGTCGTGGGCGGCGTGCTGGTGATCCATGACGTCACCGAGCACCGGGCGCTCACGTCCCGTTTGGCCTTTCTCGCCCACCACGATGCGCTCACGGGGCTGCCGAACCGCAGCCTGTTCCGAATTCGGCTCGACCAGGCGATCGCGCGGTCCCGGAAAGCGGGTGGCGGGGCCGTGGCCGTCCTGTTCGGAGATCTCGACCGTCTCAAGCTCGTCAACGATACGCTCGGGCACGGCATGGGCGACCGGATTCTCGAAGAGGTCGCCAAGCGCCTTCGCGCCTGCGTGCGGGAAGGCGATCTCGTCAGCCGCTGGGCGGGCGACGAGTTCGGCATTCTCCTGCCCAGCGTGGCGGATGCGACGGCTGCGGCCGCCATCGCGGAGCGGGTCATCGCGTCTATCGGCGAGACCTTCCACCTGGAGGGCGTGAGCCAGCCGATCCATGTGGGAATCAGCCTCGGGGTGAGCCTCTACCCCCATGATGGGCACGACAGCGACACCCTGATGCAGGCGGCCGACGTGGCGCTCTACGAGGTCAAGGCCAGCGGCAAGGGAAGCTATCGGTTCTTCTCCCGGTCCATGCACGAGCAGGTCCGCGAGCGGACCGATATGGAGGCCATTCTGCGGCAGGCCGTCAGGGCGGATGCCTTCGCGCTGCATTACCAGCCGCGCATCGACCTTTCATCCCACCGAGTCGTTGCGGTCGAGGCTCTCGTGCGGCTTCAGGGCTCGGGCGTCCTGATCCCTCCGTCCCGTTTCATCCGAATCGCGGAGGAAACAGGCCTGATCGTCCCCATCGGACGGTGGGTGGTCGAGCAGGTCTGCCGCCAGCTTCGGCACTGGTGCTCGATCGGGCTCAGGGGCGTTCGTGTGTCGCTCAACGTCTCGCCCGTGCAGGTCCGGCGGCACGATTTCTACACGGTGCTGCGGGCCCTGACGGCGCAATACGGAATCCATCCGTCCCAGGTCGAGCTCGAGATTACGGAAAGCACCCTCGTCGAGCCGGAGCCCGGGATCACGGCCGGCCTGAACTTGCTCAAGGAGGCCGGGTTCTCCATGGCGCTCGACGATTTCGGGACCGGCTATTCGAGCTTCTCGTATCTGAACCGGCTGCCGATCGACACCCTGAAGATCGACCGGTCGTTCATCCACGAGATCGGTTCCCCGCAGGGTGCCGTGGTCGTGGAGGCGATCCTCGCGCTCGGACGGGCCCTCGGCAAGCGCATGGTCGCCGAGGGAGTCGAGACGGACGAGCAGGTGGAATGGCTGAAGGCCCGGGGCTGCGACGAGGCGCAGGGCTTCCTCTTCTGCCCTCCCGTCGCGGCGCAGGACCTGCTTCCCGCCCTGGAGGCGGGCGGCCTCCTCAAGGACGAAAGCGAGCGGCGCTTCTGGCGTTCATGA
- a CDS encoding CHASE2 domain-containing protein: MASWRHYAIALIVAALLVPFSFFSPFRLVEDRLYDLFSTLAPPLPQEPGVVIVAIDEPSFSEIGQRWPWPRDLHARLIEKLREAGAKVIALDIIFAEPSSEEADGRLAASVGPDVILAADDVTTPLEQGTQTTRVNPIDPFLDAGAHPGVTSVDLDGDAYLRRLPHLEDGFAAEALRLAGQKAPPPPEGALIQYFGPPRTYPTVSYYQALDPQAFLPPGRFKDKIVFIGLSLKAATSADSGAPDAFATPYTLLSQSLTAGVEVQATILDNLRHGLYAVPVSRPAMAGLVLAAAVLAALLCRNGMSARTIAVAALTLALLLAGAWALLRFGRVWAPPALPVAAALGVFGARFGLDYARERQLRHAVSEAFSRYLSPDLVAQLARNPSALKLGGERRNLSVLFCDVRGFTTLSERLKDEPERLTGLINRLLDPLSEAVLTEKGTIDKYMGDCVMAFWNAPLPSPDHPARAVSAAMRMLEAVGRLNATLRDEEGEGAPSFAIGVGINTGDCVVGNVGSRWRYDYSVLGDTVNLASRLESLSKEYGVSLILGPATAEAVRDRYALIELDRIAVRGRAEASAIFTVVAPLSGSPNPALAEFLERHALLLSEMRAGRSAEALALAEACEALMPALKTYYGRIRQRLSVVS; encoded by the coding sequence ATGGCAAGCTGGCGTCACTACGCCATCGCGCTCATCGTCGCGGCCCTGCTGGTGCCGTTCTCGTTCTTTTCGCCGTTCCGGCTTGTCGAAGACCGTCTCTACGACCTGTTCTCGACCCTGGCGCCGCCGCTTCCGCAGGAGCCGGGGGTCGTCATCGTGGCGATCGACGAACCGTCCTTCTCGGAGATCGGCCAGCGCTGGCCCTGGCCGCGGGACCTGCATGCCCGTCTGATCGAGAAGCTCAGGGAAGCGGGCGCGAAGGTCATCGCCCTCGACATCATTTTCGCCGAGCCCTCCTCGGAGGAAGCCGATGGCCGCCTCGCCGCCTCCGTCGGGCCCGACGTGATCCTTGCCGCAGATGATGTGACGACGCCCCTCGAACAGGGGACGCAGACGACGCGGGTCAATCCCATCGACCCGTTCCTCGATGCGGGCGCCCATCCGGGCGTCACGTCCGTGGATCTGGACGGGGACGCCTATCTGCGCCGCCTGCCTCACCTGGAGGACGGTTTCGCCGCAGAGGCCCTGCGCCTGGCCGGGCAGAAGGCCCCTCCTCCGCCCGAGGGAGCGTTGATCCAGTATTTCGGCCCGCCGCGGACCTATCCGACCGTCTCGTATTACCAGGCGCTCGACCCGCAGGCCTTCCTTCCGCCCGGGCGCTTCAAGGACAAGATCGTCTTTATCGGCCTGAGCCTGAAGGCCGCCACATCGGCGGATAGCGGCGCACCCGACGCCTTCGCGACGCCCTATACCCTGCTCAGCCAGAGCCTGACGGCCGGGGTCGAGGTCCAGGCGACGATCCTCGACAACCTGCGGCACGGGCTCTACGCGGTCCCGGTCTCGCGCCCCGCCATGGCGGGGCTCGTCCTGGCGGCGGCCGTGCTGGCGGCCCTTTTGTGCCGCAACGGCATGTCCGCCCGAACCATCGCGGTCGCGGCCCTCACCCTCGCGCTCCTCTTGGCGGGCGCCTGGGCACTGCTGCGCTTCGGCCGGGTCTGGGCGCCGCCTGCCCTTCCGGTTGCGGCGGCGCTCGGGGTCTTCGGCGCGCGCTTCGGGCTCGATTATGCCCGCGAGCGGCAGCTGCGCCATGCGGTATCGGAGGCCTTTTCGCGCTATCTCTCGCCGGATCTCGTGGCGCAGCTCGCCCGCAATCCTTCCGCGCTCAAGCTCGGCGGCGAGCGCCGCAACCTTTCGGTCCTGTTCTGCGACGTGCGCGGCTTCACGACCCTGTCCGAGCGCCTCAAGGACGAGCCCGAGCGGCTGACCGGGCTGATCAACCGGCTGCTCGATCCGCTCTCGGAGGCGGTGCTGACCGAGAAGGGCACCATCGACAAGTACATGGGCGACTGCGTGATGGCCTTCTGGAACGCGCCGCTGCCGAGCCCCGACCATCCCGCGCGGGCGGTGAGCGCGGCCATGCGCATGCTGGAGGCGGTCGGCCGGCTGAACGCAACCCTGCGGGACGAGGAGGGCGAGGGCGCACCGTCCTTCGCCATCGGGGTCGGCATCAACACGGGCGACTGCGTCGTCGGCAATGTGGGCTCCCGCTGGCGCTACGATTATTCGGTGCTCGGCGACACTGTGAACCTGGCCTCGCGGCTGGAAAGCCTGTCGAAGGAATACGGCGTCTCGCTGATTCTCGGCCCTGCCACGGCGGAGGCTGTCCGGGACCGCTACGCGCTGATCGAGCTCGACCGGATCGCCGTGCGGGGACGCGCGGAAGCCTCAGCCATCTTCACCGTCGTGGCGCCCCTGAGCGGCAGCCCGAACCCGGCCCTTGCCGAGTTCTTGGAGCGGCACGCTCTCCTGCTGAGCGAGATGCGGGCCGGCCGCTCCGCAGAGGCCCTCGCCCTGGCGGAGGCCTGCGAGGCCCTGATGCCGGCTTTAAAAACCTATTACGGGCGCATCCGGCAGCGGCTCTCCGTCGTCTCGTGA
- a CDS encoding uroporphyrinogen-III synthase, with protein sequence MRVLVTRAEEDAGRTARRIAALGHEPVIAPITRIVPTGDPRPAGPWDALIVTSAHAEEAIRSIADKALPVFAVGERTARAVRQAGFSTVAVADGDAVSLSGLIRRSLPPDRVLLHVTARHHKEEPALSLQAAGFRVVHWEAYEAAAAERLPESAIADMRAGRTGAVLHYSRRGAELFLRLAKEAHLSSTLSAPVHLCLSPDVAAPFEALDLPVRVASRPDEEALLATLR encoded by the coding sequence ATGCGGGTTCTCGTCACACGCGCCGAGGAGGATGCCGGGCGCACCGCCCGGCGGATCGCGGCGCTGGGCCACGAGCCGGTCATTGCGCCCATCACCCGCATCGTGCCGACGGGCGATCCCAGGCCTGCCGGGCCGTGGGACGCCCTGATCGTCACCAGTGCCCATGCGGAAGAGGCCATCAGGTCCATCGCCGACAAGGCGCTCCCGGTCTTCGCGGTCGGGGAGCGGACGGCCCGTGCCGTGCGGCAGGCGGGCTTTTCCACGGTCGCGGTGGCGGATGGCGATGCGGTCTCCCTCTCGGGCCTCATCCGGCGGAGCCTGCCGCCGGACCGGGTCCTGCTCCATGTGACGGCCCGGCACCACAAGGAGGAGCCCGCCCTGTCCCTGCAGGCGGCCGGGTTCCGGGTGGTGCATTGGGAGGCCTATGAGGCCGCGGCCGCCGAACGCCTCCCGGAGAGTGCCATTGCGGACATGCGGGCTGGTCGGACAGGAGCCGTGCTCCATTATTCCCGGCGCGGCGCGGAGCTTTTTCTGCGCCTGGCGAAGGAGGCGCACTTGTCATCGACCCTTTCCGCTCCCGTCCATCTCTGTCTCTCGCCCGATGTGGCGGCCCCCTTCGAGGCCCTGGATCTGCCGGTTCGGGTGGCCTCCCGACCCGACGAGGAGGCGCTTCTGGCCACGCTCCGGTGA
- a CDS encoding cation diffusion facilitator family transporter → MDKIQKLAIGSIFIGAIVFALKFAAYYLTGSIALYSDALESTINMVTAVAALMAVRFSAQPADKNHPYGHHKAEYFSAVLEGVLIIVAALMILHEAYSGLMRPRVLDMPLTGLGVNALATFVNAVWSWILIKNGRRMRSPALAADGHHLLTDVYTSVGVLAGLLLVPLTGWQWLDPAMAALVAVNILWSGWGLMKESIGGLMDQAVPEETLARVREVIAVNAEGAIEAHDLRTRHAGRVIFIDFHLVVPGAMSVTDAHDICDRIERALKAEVSHALITIHVEPDEKAKHAGIVVLS, encoded by the coding sequence ATGGACAAGATCCAAAAACTTGCCATTGGCAGCATTTTCATCGGCGCCATCGTGTTCGCCCTGAAATTCGCCGCCTATTACCTGACCGGCAGTATCGCGCTCTATTCGGACGCCCTGGAGAGCACCATCAACATGGTGACGGCCGTGGCGGCCCTGATGGCCGTGCGGTTCAGCGCCCAGCCGGCGGACAAGAACCACCCTTACGGCCACCATAAGGCCGAGTATTTCTCCGCGGTGCTGGAGGGGGTCCTCATCATCGTCGCGGCCCTGATGATCCTGCACGAGGCCTATTCGGGCCTCATGCGCCCGCGAGTGCTCGACATGCCGCTCACGGGGCTGGGCGTGAACGCCCTCGCGACCTTCGTCAATGCCGTATGGTCCTGGATCCTGATCAAGAACGGGCGCCGGATGCGCTCCCCCGCCCTGGCGGCGGACGGGCATCATCTCCTGACCGACGTCTACACCTCCGTGGGTGTCCTGGCAGGCCTCCTGCTCGTTCCGCTGACCGGCTGGCAATGGCTCGATCCCGCCATGGCGGCCCTGGTGGCCGTCAACATCCTCTGGTCGGGCTGGGGCCTCATGAAGGAGAGCATCGGCGGCTTGATGGACCAGGCGGTGCCGGAGGAAACGCTGGCCCGGGTGCGGGAGGTCATCGCCGTCAATGCGGAGGGCGCCATCGAAGCGCACGACCTGCGCACCCGCCATGCGGGCCGGGTCATCTTCATCGATTTCCACCTGGTGGTTCCGGGAGCCATGAGCGTCACCGACGCGCACGATATCTGCGACCGGATCGAGCGTGCGCTGAAAGCGGAGGTCAGCCACGCCCTCATCACGATCCACGTGGAGCCCGACGAAAAGGCGAAGCACGCCGGCATCGTGGTGCTGTCATGA
- the hemC gene encoding hydroxymethylbilane synthase → MADSSAFVIGTRGSPLALAQAHETQRRLSAAHGLAPERLPLEVIKTTGDRIQDRALSEAGGKGLFTKELDIALLDGSIDLAVHSAKDLPTVLPDGIVIVGYLPREDVRDAFISRRAASLRDLPEGAVVGSASLRRQAEIRRLRPDLRVTLLRGNVETRLEKLDRGEVDATLLAMAGLRRLGLTQHVSAVLDVEDFLPAVGQGAIAITIRTGDERVEQAIRPILDVATGHALAAERAFLTVLDGSCRTPIAGHARLVGEEIEFRGMVLRPDGSESLEVLRRGAPADAAALGREAGLDLRARMPAGFLGA, encoded by the coding sequence ATGGCCGATTCATCCGCCTTCGTCATCGGCACGCGCGGCAGCCCGCTGGCGCTGGCCCAGGCCCACGAGACGCAGAGACGCCTGAGCGCAGCCCATGGGCTGGCGCCCGAGCGCCTGCCCCTTGAGGTCATCAAGACGACCGGCGACCGGATCCAGGACCGGGCCCTCTCGGAGGCGGGCGGCAAGGGGTTGTTCACCAAGGAGCTCGACATCGCGCTCCTCGACGGCTCCATCGACCTCGCAGTCCATTCCGCCAAGGATCTCCCTACAGTCCTGCCGGACGGCATCGTCATCGTCGGCTACCTGCCCCGCGAGGACGTGCGCGACGCCTTCATCAGCCGCCGGGCCGCAAGCCTGCGCGACCTGCCCGAAGGGGCTGTGGTCGGCTCCGCGTCCCTGCGGCGCCAGGCGGAAATCCGTCGCCTGCGGCCGGATCTGAGAGTCACACTCCTGCGCGGCAACGTGGAGACGCGCCTGGAGAAGCTCGACCGGGGCGAGGTGGATGCCACGCTCCTGGCCATGGCGGGGCTGCGCCGCCTCGGCCTGACCCAGCATGTCTCGGCCGTCCTCGACGTGGAGGATTTCCTGCCGGCGGTCGGGCAGGGGGCCATCGCCATCACGATCCGCACGGGGGATGAGCGGGTGGAGCAGGCGATCCGGCCGATCCTCGACGTCGCGACCGGTCACGCACTTGCGGCCGAGCGGGCCTTCCTGACGGTCCTCGACGGGTCCTGCCGCACGCCCATCGCGGGCCATGCGCGCCTCGTCGGGGAAGAGATCGAGTTCCGGGGCATGGTGCTGCGGCCGGACGGGTCGGAGAGCCTGGAAGTCCTGCGCCGCGGCGCACCGGCGGATGCCGCCGCCCTCGGCCGCGAGGCCGGGCTCGACCTGCGCGCGCGCATGCCGGCGGGCTTCCTCGGCGCCTGA